Part of the Candidatus Neptunochlamydia vexilliferae genome, GAAAAACTCATCTTAGAAAAAGTTCAAGAAAAGCCCGCTTTAGGGACCGCAAGCAAATAAACTCTTAAGAACCCTTAGCATGGTCGATAAGTAGGTCTATTGTTTGTTGAAACTCGGGATTTAACATCCCGAGTTTTTTCATTTTAGAGGCAAAGGTCTCAATCTCCTCTTCAAACCTCTTCATGGCTCCCTCTTTCCCAAGGAAGTGGGCGATGTTCAGAGACTCTTTATCATCCTGGTATACATCTCCAATATCATCGGCAATTTGAAAGGCCATCCCAAAGCTAAAAGCAGCATCTCGGATTCCTTCAATTTCATCTAAGGGGCCTCCTCCAAAAACCCACCCAAAGACAAAAGCGATTTCAAAAAGGGTCACCGTCTTCTTGTAAATCACATCTAAAATAGCTTCTAAGCTCCGTTCTTCCGGAAAAAGATCTTTAAACTGTCCTCCTGTTGCGCCCGAGATTCCCGCACACCGCGTTGCTGCATCCAAAGCAACCATACATGCTTCATTCGAACGGTTTCGAAAGGGTTCCTTTTGACGAGAAAGGACCTGAACGCTCTGGAAAATTTTTTCATATCCGGCAGAAATAAGGGCATAACTCGCAAGTAAAGCCACAGTTTCACCATACATCTTATGTAAAGCGGGTTTACATCTCCTCGTATCATCGTTATCCATGCAGGGAAGATCGTCAGCAATCAGTGATGCCGTATGAAAG contains:
- a CDS encoding polyprenyl synthetase family protein, with amino-acid sequence MWLTKPNTSLLRPLKDSFEIFLKRNIPRLGDENKLRNACEYALLNGGKRIRPLIVMMTARALGHGLDVFEACLSVEYFHTASLIADDLPCMDNDDTRRCKPALHKMYGETVALLASYALISAGYEKIFQSVQVLSRQKEPFRNRSNEACMVALDAATRCAGISGATGGQFKDLFPEERSLEAILDVIYKKTVTLFEIAFVFGWVFGGGPLDEIEGIRDAAFSFGMAFQIADDIGDVYQDDKESLNIAHFLGKEGAMKRFEEEIETFASKMKKLGMLNPEFQQTIDLLIDHAKGS